From Anopheles arabiensis isolate DONGOLA chromosome 3, AaraD3, whole genome shotgun sequence, a single genomic window includes:
- the LOC120899781 gene encoding carboxypeptidase N subunit 2-like yields the protein MFCDLSKLRVLNFNENRIHRLSNSATKHCRFYDTLQTLSISKNLMKQFHLDLFNPFGSLQLLEAKHNAIMSIRGSFNSVAYLTLVLTKNKLKTLDLCRWNVPNMVILKLDYNNLTTIPTCLDSLVNVTVLNLAHNQVTHATIQKFSQMKRLRELVLSFNNLTTFTLNSSEYPASLETIELVNNNLTELDLSLVPGPSLDVYVARNCISRVDVERISPNVTKLFMWLNPTDCSWQTAEQRSNFTCVENASIKQSCT from the coding sequence ATGTTTTGCGACCTGTCCAAGCTTCGAGTACTAAATTTCAATGAAAACCGTATACATAGGCTATCCAATAGTGCAACAAAACATTGCAGGTTTTATGATACGTTGCAGACATTGTCCATATCTAAAAACTTGATGAAACAGTTCCACCTGGACTTGTTCAACCCTTTCGGCAGCCTACAGCTGCTAGAGGCTAAACACAATGCAATAATGTCGATACGCGGTAGCTTCAACTCGGTGGCATATTTAACGCTAGTTTtaacgaaaaacaaactaaaaacgTTAGATCTATGCAGATGGAACGTACCCAACATGGTAATATTAAAATTAGACTACAATAACTTAACCACGATACCGACCTGTTTGGATAGTCTGGTCAATGTAACAGTGCTAAACTTAGCACACAATCAAGTAACGCATGCAACCATACAAAAATTCTCACAAATGAAGCGTTTAAGAGAATTAGTACTGTCGTTCAACAACTTAACCACATTTACGCTCAACAGTTCCGAGTATCCAGCCAGTCTGGAAACTATCGAATTGGTGAACAATAATCTTACCGAGCTTGATTTGTCCCTCGTTCCCGGTCCATCGCTCGATGTTTACGTTGCAAGAAATTGCATTTCAAGGGTTGATGTGGAACGCATCTCACCAAACGTTACCAAGCTTTTCATGTGGCTCAATCCAACCGATTGCTCGTGGCAAACGGCTGAACAGAGGAGTAATTTTACTTGCGTTGAAAATGCATCGATTAAGCAAAGCTGCACGTAG
- the LOC120899779 gene encoding toll-like receptor 6 translates to MELTVHTMIRFEIYISCTNSAANQNCFHLYSSLTAFVVVLEYVHAVRLVCSQFQECDIENMDSKVEDIFMYRYIPADVQGLKYFNLLFDKVDSEFFQTIPAHITSLHIGQSTLLKSISVPGGTNISKLILADNEVNKLVIDDNNTIAELTVSVSKLATIPQSIGNLKAALTIAITNCPIETLNIEMFCDLSKLQILNLEANRIRNIVNTAPTHCSLYDSLQTLSISQNMLKQFNLDPFNNLAKLQRLNAKHNGMVSVRGDFNSGAHLHLCLSKNQLKALDLCRWHVPNMVYLELDYNNLTTIPTCLENLPSVTLLSLSRNQIQHVTIQSFARMSLLEGLDLSYNNLTTIMLNSSQYPASFKCIWLINANLTELNLSVVTVPSLEVDVQTNCISKVDLEQISPNVTKLYMRNNPFDCSWQTVEERSNLACVESAANKARCGH, encoded by the coding sequence ATGGAACTTACAGTGCATACAATGATCAGGTTTGAAATTTATATTTCATGTACAAATTCAGCAGCTAATCAAAATTGTTTTCATCTTTATAGTTCACTCACTGCGTTTGTTGTAGTTTTGGAATACGTTCATGCGGTGCGTTTGGTTTGCAGTCAATTTCAAGAGTGTGATATCGAAAATATGGACTCAAAGGTGGAGGACATTTTCATGTACCGATACATTCCAGCTGATGTGCAAGGCCTCAAATATTTCAATCTATTATTCGATAAGGTGGATAGTGAGTTTTTCCAGACCATTCCCGCACATATCACTAGTTTACACATTGGGCAATCGACCTTATTGAAATCAATCAGTGTCCCAGGAGGAACCAACATTTCCAAGCTAATTTTAGCTGATAATGAAGTGAACAAACTTGTGATCGATGACAATAATACGATCGCAGAGCTTACTGTGAGTGTTTCGAAGCTGGCCACCATTCCACAATCGATAGGCAATTTAAAAGCAGCCCTCACGATTGCCATCACAAATTGTCCTATCGAGACACTCAACATTGAGATGTTTTGTGACCTTTCCAAGCTGCAAATATTAAATTTAGAAGCAAACCGTATACGTAACATAGTTAACACTGCCCCAACACATTGCAGCTTGTATGATTCGTTGCAAACACTCTCTATATCCCAGAATATGTTGAAACAGTTCAACCTGGACCCTTTCAATAATTTAGCGAAACTGCAGCGGCTGAATGCGAAACATAATGGAATGGTATCGGTGCGGGGTGACTTCAACTCTGGAGCACATTTGCACTTATGTTTGTCAAAAAACCAATTAAAAGCATTAGATCTGTGCAGATGGCATGTGCCCAACATGGTGTACTTGGAGCTTGACTACAATAACTTAACCACGATACCGACCTGTCTGGAGAATCTGCCCAGTGTTACTCTGCTATCCTTATCACGCAATCAGATACAACATGTAACAATACAGAGCTTTGCGCGAATGAGCCTGTTGGAAGGACTAGATCTTTCGTACAACAACTTAACAACAATTATGCTCAACAGTTCCCAATATCCAGCCAGTTTCAAATGTATCTGGCTTATAAACGCTAATCTCACCGAGCTCAACCTATCCGTTGTTACTGTTCCATCGCTTGAGGTTGACGTTCAAACGAACTGCATTTCAAAGGTTGATTTGGAACAAATCTCACCCAACGTTACTAAACTGTATATGCGGAATAATCCATTCGATTGTTCATGGCAAACGGTGGAAGAGAGGAGTAATTTGGCTTGTGTTGAAAGTGCTGCGAATAAGGCAAGGTGTGGGCACTAA